The following proteins come from a genomic window of Triticum aestivum cultivar Chinese Spring chromosome 6A, IWGSC CS RefSeq v2.1, whole genome shotgun sequence:
- the LOC123128259 gene encoding protein TIC 20-v, chloroplastic, producing MASAVSLLLSSPRPLRRAAPCLLSSPAPRLRLPLPLLVPAPATARLLAPPPRANNDNSDAVGAPDRLVAAVAYLYPFLDGAHHGRFLVAQYPVFNAVLSPLGPAARLFHSSPLTPFLLFITLYFAVVRNQQAFSRFVRFNAMQAVALDVLLIVPDLLAQSFAPSGGGIGLDIFTSLENTVFLFLLVSLLYGGGACLLGITPRLPIVADAAERQVM from the exons ATGGCCTCCGCCGTCTCGCTCCTCCTCTCGTCCCCGCGCCCGCTCCGCCGCGCGGCCCCGTGCCTCCTCAGCTCCCCCGCGCCCCGCCT gcgcctccccctccccctcctcgtcccCGCCCCCGCGACCGCGCGcctcctcgccccgccgccgcgcgccaacAACGACAACAGCGACGCGGTGGGGGCGCCGGACCGCCTGGTGGCGGCCGTCGCCTACCTCTACCCGTTCCTCGACGGCGCGCACCACGGCCGCTTCCTCGTGGCCCAGTACCCGGTCTTCAACGCCGTGCTCAGCCCGCTCGGCCCGGCCGCGCGCCTCTTCCACTCCTCCCCGCTCACGCCCTTCCTCCTCTTCATCACCCTCTACTTCGCCGTCGTCCGCAACCAGCAGGCCTTCTCCCGCTTCGTGCGCTTCAACGCCATGCAGGCCGTCGCGCTCGACGTCCTGCTCATCGTCCCGGACCTCCTCGCGCAGTCCTTCGCGCCCTCGGGGGGCGGCATCGGGCTCGACATCTTCACCAGCCTGGAGAACACCGTCTTCCTCTTCCTGCTCGTCTCCCTCCTCTACGGCGGGGGCGCCTGCCTGCTCGGGATCACGCCGCGCCTGCCCATCGTCGCCGACGCGGCCGAGCGCCAGGTGATGTGA
- the LOC123128258 gene encoding transcription factor BIM2 → MELFQGEEPAHDFLSLRAGGSSAFQHRQRSGQQGPKSLEPASGGGTASSAAGLGQHVLPGGVGTFSIRQLPDAQPREEAGTGREPSVSVSHGSRMETAHEARSGIMVRSAPPTPAMWQDSSTDNKRSRGSRAEGRSSGSSADQDPSSPRSKHSATEQRRRTKINDRLDVLRDLLPNCDQKRDKASFLLQVIEYIRLLQEKCQKYESGIPEQNDVDANCMPWDKVYYRSRWRNTQNISQVQGGGLSATTEEDMNKEQYSSKGIASAPAASLFNTQSAREISTAPSSSQNIAENSMPTNQLPWLSMSTMNQNCDASNGLLSKHDTQMPQDDSQSLSSAYSQGLLHKLKEALQRSGVDPSQTKISVEINMDRRARANAHIHDSSKANEGKEPVQVAKRLRCD, encoded by the exons ATGGAGCTCTTCCAAG GGGAGGAGCCGGCCCACGACTTCCTCTCGCTCCGCGCCGGGGGCTCGTCGGCGTTCCAGCACAGGCAGCGCTCCGGCCAGCAAG GCCCGAAGTCGCTTGAGCCAGCCAGCGGCGGCGGCACGGCCAGTTCCGCGGCAGGTTTGGGGCAGCACGTGCTGCCGGGCGGCGTCGGGACCTTCAGCATCAGGCAACTGCCTGACGCTCAGCCGAGGGAGGAGGCTGGCACTGGCAGGGAACCGTCTGTTTCGGTGTCTCATGGCTCCAGAATGGAGACTGCGCATGAGGCACGGTCCGGAATTATGGTTCGTAGTGCTCCACCCACACCCGCAATGTGGCAAGATTCTAGCACCGACAACAAGAGATCTAGAG GGTCGAGAGCAGAGGGGAGAAGCAGCGGCAGCAGTGCCGATCAGGATCCCAGCAGCCCGAGATCGAAGCATTCCGCTACCGAGCAGCGGCGGAGGACCAAGATAAATGACAG GCTTGACGTACTCCGCGACCTCCTGCCGAACTGTGATCAGAAGAGGGATAAAGCTTCTTTCCTTCTGCAG GTTATTGAGTACATAAGGCTCTTGCAAGAGAAATGCCAAAAATATGAGTCAGGCATTCCAGAACAGAACGACGTCGATGCCAACTGCATGCCATGG GACAAAGTGTACTACAGATCACGTTGGAGGAACACGCAG AACATCAGTCAAGTCCAAGGAGGAGGCTTATCAGCTACCACAGAGGAGGACATGAACAAAGAGCAATACAGTTCCAAAGGCATTGCAAGTGCACCTGCTGCTTCTCTCTTCAACACACAAAGTGCAAGAGAAATCAGCACAGCCCCCAGTTCCTCCCAGAACATAGCAG AGAACAGTATGCCTACCAATCAGCTACCGTGGCTAAGTATGTCAACCATGAACCAAAACTGCGATGCAAGCAACGGACTGCTAAGCAAGCATGATACACAAATGCCGCAAGATGACAGCCAGAGTCTTTCAAGTGCTTACTCCCAAGG GTTGTTACATAAACTGAAAGAAGCTCTTCAGAGGTCGGGAGTAGACCCATCTCAAACTAAAATATCCGTAGAGATCAATATGGATAGACGGGCCAGAGCCAATGCTCATATACATGACAGTTCAAAG GCTAACGAAGGCAAAGAACCTGTCCAGGTAGCCAAGAGGCTGCGGTGCGACTGA